From the Prunus dulcis chromosome 4, ALMONDv2, whole genome shotgun sequence genome, one window contains:
- the LOC117623920 gene encoding DDT domain-containing protein PTM isoform X3, with amino-acid sequence MEFVGRTVRKEFKGFGYFTGTVKSYSPSSGLFEVVYEDGDSEELNFAEVSLLLGGGEPNLVDEEVKPSRLGRKPKKRRVERKQEIRGNSGNAEVIFGNDSGFGGDLNKNCDLSDGSEGRIEMGQAFGGNLRESVEVDGNLNDNVNCSKGLDKTLEQQSMLNVNWNVNRVDNLKDGIDLNAEFNLNGGCDLNVDLNVGKEEISEKRDCIDLNLDASGDFAQNLNGDSLDGSTAVTHGTQRRGCYFDLNLEVDEDFKDTEGDCEEKFKVSPKFEMIEENQKKDGSEDTEEKVIEDGNANETWKEVYIDITEDNPMTSVGDLIDCAADVRLNNQNSCSSGDLKADNSLGVLDTSCMKDCGLVEVLVKDSLSEAHTPMIHGDSGGPNIQRSSRRKRRKLLDNLKSTTTETVLRRSTRRGSAQNHNSITSFSVSDPLSSSAVSAITEEKPVISGCEETEKPSVLPQELELPPSSEHLNLDGIPILDLFSIYACLRSFSTLLFLSPFKLEDFVAALKCKSPSSLFDYVHLSILQTLRKHLEWLANDGSESASDCLRSLNWDLLDLITWPIFMIEYFLIHGSGLKPGFDLSCFKIFKTDYYEQPASVKVEILKCLCDDLIEVEAIRSEINRRSLAAEPDIVFDRNVSYEVCKKRKAPVDIAGITYLNDEVVDDTTDWNSDECCLCKMDGSLICCDGCPAAYHSKCVGVANDLLPEGDWYCPECSIDRHKPWMKPQKSLRGAELLGIDPRGRLFFKSCGYLLVSDSCDTESKFNYYHRDDLIKVIKVLRSSDFFYGGILVEIFKHWDIPVSFNGANSNIGCSVPQDPSAFPETCAVKNETYEARKLQENSCNIGSDVSKSINLLDSMTVTASPNITPSRSVIQYDSDRPADFLNQSDLVGKLYSEDCSLTSTSITTRKRDTSEVHCGMGYMNCYSFGQIASSVAEELTRKSSDKIKEDTIITEEEIISAQMKTILKKSSKFSGPNVGNLNLDAQKEKCGWCFSCKAPADYGDCLFIMSMGPVQDVSNSNITGFQSKRNKDGHLNDVRCQILSIHDRLQGLLLGPLLNPHHRELWRKSLLKASDLASIKHLLLMLEANLHHLALSADWLKHVDSVVTMGSASHVVTSLRAYSKNFINRKRPKCSDIEPTPTSNAASGLGMFWWRGGRLSRQVFSWKVLPRSLTSKAARQAGCSKILGILYPENSEYAKRSKSISWRAAVEASTSAEQLALQVRELDLNIRWNDIENSHPLPTLDKESRKSIKLFKKVIVRRKCSEGKVVNYLLDFGKRRGIPDIVKKHGSVLEEPSSERKKYWLDESYLPLHLLKNFEERRIARKASDVKSGKVIEVGRVAKRPREKKGFMYLFSKAERSEYHKCGHCNKDVLMRFLPQKACQEVCWGRCCSV; translated from the exons ATGGAGTTCGTGGGCAGAACTGTGAGGAAAGAGTTCAAAGGCTTTGGATATTTCACGGGAACAGTGAAATCGTACTCCCCCTCATCTGGGTTGTTCGAGGTCGTTTATGAAGATGGGGATTCGGAGGAATTGAACTTCGCTGAGGTGTCTTTGCTCCTTGGTGGCGGTGAGCCAAACCTTGTTGATGAAGAAGTCAAGCCGAGCCGCCTAGGCCGAAAGCCCAAGAAACGACGAGTGGAGAGGAAGCAAGAAATTCGAGGTAATTCAGGTAATGCTGAAGTAATCTTTGGAAATGATTCTGGGTTTGGTGGggatttgaataaaaattgtGATTTGAGTGACGGGTCTGAGGGAAGAATTGAAATGGGACAAGCATTTGGAGGGAATTTGAGGGAAAGCGTGGAGGTTGATGGGAATTTGAATGACAATGTTAATTGTAGTAAGGGGCTTGATAAAACCCTAGAACAGCAAAGTATGTTAAATGTTAATTGGAATGTGAATAGAGTTGATAATTTGAAAGATGGGATTGATTTGAATGCTGAGTTTAATTTGAATGGTGGATGTGACTTAAATGTTGATCTTAATGTTGGTAAGGAggaaatttcagaaaaaagagattgtattgatttgaatttggatgcAAGCGGTGACTTTGCTCAGAATCTGAATGGGGATAGTTTGGACGGTTCAACTGCGGTAACCCATGGAACCCAGAGGAGGGGTTGCTATTTTGATCTGAATTTAGAGGTTGATGAGGATTTTAAGGATACAGAGGGTGACTGTGAAGAGAAATTCAAGGTTAGTcccaagtttgagatgattgaagaaaatcaaaagaaagatGGGAGCGAAGATACTGAAGAAAAGGTTATCGAAGATGGTAATGCCAACGAGACCTGGAAGGAAGTGTATATTGATATTACTGAAGATAATCCCATGACAAGTGTTGGCGATCTCATTGACTGTGCTGCTGATGTACGacttaataatcaaaatagtTGTTCCAGCGGAGATTTGAAGGCTGACAATTCTCTTGGGGTTTTAGATACTAGCTGCATGAAGGATTGTGGTTTGGTGGAAGTTCTGGTCAAAGATAGTCTTTCCGAAGCTCACACTCCAATGATTCATGGCGATTCAGGAGGTCCAAACATTCAAAGAAGTAGCCgtagaaagagaagaaaactaCTGGATAATTTGAAATCTACTACTACAGAGACAGTTTTGAGGAGAAGTACTCGCAGAGGGTCTGCTCAAAATCATAACTCCATCACATCATTTTCTGTCAGTGATCCATTGTCCTCTTCTGCAGTTAGTGCAATAACAGAGGAAAAACCAGTGATTTCTGGCTGTGAAGAGACTGAAAAGCCTAGTGTTCTTCCTCAGGAGCTGGAGTTACCTCCTTCATCAGAACATTTAAATCTAGATGGAATTCCCATACTTGaccttttttcaatttatgcTTGTTTAAGATCATTTAGCACTCTATTATTTCTGAGCCCCTTCAAGTTGGAGGATTTTGTGGCCGCACTGAAGTGCAAGTCACCAAGCTCATTATTCGATTATGTTCATCTTTCTATTTTGCAAACACTGAGAAAACATTTGGAGTGGCTTGCAAATGATGGTTCCGAATCTGCTTCTGATTGTCTGAG GAGTCTAAATTGGGATTTGCTCGACTTGATTACGTGGCCAATTTTTATGATTGAGTATTTTCTGATCCATGGTTCGGGACTGAAACCTGGTTTCGATCTCAGTTGTTTCAAGATATTCAAAACTGACTACTATGAACAACCTGCTTCTGTAAAGGTTGAGATACTGAAGTGTCTATGTGATGATTTAATAGAAGTGGAAGCCATAAGGTCGGAGATTAATAGAAGGTCTTTGGCAGCTGAGCCTGACATTGTTTTTGATCGAAATGTAAGCTATGAGGTTTGCAAGAAAAGGAAGGCTCCAGTGGATATTGCTGGTATCACTTATTTGAATGATGAGGTTGTTGATGACACCACTGACTGGAATAGTGATGAATGCTGCCTCTGTAAGATGGATGGGAGTTTAATATGCTGTGATGGTTGTCCTGCTGCATACCACTCAAAATGTGTTGGAGTTGCTAATGATCTTTTGCCAGAGGGTGACTGGTATTGCCCTGAGTGTTCAATTGACAGGCATAAACCTTGGATGAAACCCCAAAAGTCACTTCGAGGTGCAGAGTTATTAGGAATTGATCCTCGTGGTCGGCTATTCTTTAAAAGCTGTGGTTACCTTTTAGT ATCAGATTCTTGTGACACTGAATCCAAATTCAACTACTACCACAGAGATGATCTGATTAAAGTTATCAAAGTGCTAAGGtcttcagattttttttatggtgGGATATTAGTGGAAATCTTTAAGCACTGGGATATTCCTGTTAGCTTTAATGGAGCAAATAGTAACATTGGCTGCTCAGTACCCCAAGACCCATCGGCATTTCCAGAAACATGTGCTGTTAAGAATGAGACTTATGAGGCTAGAAAACTGCAAGAGAACTCTTGTAATATTGGCTCGGATGTTTCCAAGTCTATTAACTTGTTAGATTCAATGACCGTGACAGCAAGTCCAAATATAACTCCTTCAAGGTCAGTCATTCAGTACGATTCAGATAGACCTGCtgattttttaaatcaatCAGATTTGGTGGGAAAACTTTACTCTGAAGATTGTTCTTTGACATCTACTTCTATAACCACTAGAAAAAGGGACACTTCAGAAGTGCATTGTGGGATGGGTTACATGAACTGTTACAGTTTTGGCCAAATTGCTTCGTCTGTTGCAGAGGAGTTGACGCGTAAATCATCTGACAAAATTAAGGAAGATACAATAATAACAGAAGAGGAAATAATATCAGCACAGATGAAGaccattttaaaaaaatcttccAAATTTTCTGGGCCGAATGTTGGGAACCTTAATCTAGATGCACAGAAAGAGAAATGTGGTTGGTGCTTCTCTTGCAAAGCTCCTGCTGATTATGGGGATTGCTTGTTTATCATGAGTATGGGGCCTGTTCAGGATGTTTCTAATAGTAATATAACTGGCTTTCAATCGAAAAGGAACAAGGACGGCCATCTTAATGATGTCAGGTGTCAAATCCTATCCATTCATGATCGCCTGCAGGGACTTCTTCTGGGCCCATTGTTGAATCCCCACCACAGGGAACTGTGGCGTAAAAGTCTTCTTAAGGCATCTGATCTTGCCTCTATTAAACATTTGCTGCTGATG TTAGAGGCAAATCTGCATCATCTTGCACTTTCAGCAGACTGGTTGAAACATGTAGATTCTGTTGTTACCATGGGTTCAGCTTCTCATGTTGTGACTTCTTTACGTGCATACTCAAAGAATTTTATTAACAGAAAGAGGCCCAAGTGTTCAGATATTGAGCCCACCCCCACTTCAAATGCTGCCAGTGGATTAGGAATGTTTTGGTGGAGGGGTGGTAGGCTTTCTCGTCAGGTGTTCAGTTGGAAGGTTTTGCCTCGTTCCTTGACTTCCAAGGCTGCCAGACAAG CTGGGTGTTCAAAGATACTGGGTATATTGTATCCTGAAAATTCAGAATATGCGAAGAGAAGCAAATCCATTTCTTGGCGAGCTGCTGTTGAGGCATCGACTAGTGCAGAACAGCTTGCTTTGCAG GTTAGAGAACTTGATTTGAACATTAGATGGAATGATATTGAGAATTCACACCCTCTCCCTACTTTGGACAAAGAGTCTAGAAAATCAATCAAGCTGTTCAAGAAAGTTATTGTCCGCAGGAAGTGTTCTGAAGGGAAAGTGGTTAACTATCTTCTTGATTTTGGCAAGAGAAGAGGTATTCCTGACATTGTCAAGAAACATGGTTCTGTGCTTGAAGAACCGTCTAGTGAGAGGAAAAAGTATTGGCTGGATGAATCATATCTTCCTTTGCATCTTTTGAAAAACTTTGAGGAGAGAAGAATTGCCCGCAAGGCAAGTGATGTGAAGTCTGGTAAAGTTATTGAGGTCGGTAGAGTAGCAAAGAGGCCCAGGGAAAAAAAGGgatttatgtatttgttttcAAAAGCAGAAAGATCTGAGTATCATAAATGTGGACATTGCAACAAAGATGTCCTGATGAG GTTTTTACCACAAAAGGCATGCCAGGAAGTCTGCTGGGGCCGTTGTTGCTCGGTGTAA